The following proteins come from a genomic window of Aricia agestis chromosome 19, ilAriAges1.1, whole genome shotgun sequence:
- the LOC121736497 gene encoding histidine triad nucleotide-binding protein 3-like, giving the protein MKKMDSALEKSQCIFCNIVNKLEDTEILYEDEDVSVFRDIKPASDYHILTVPKRHIEDAKCLTTNDKQLVEKMLIVSKELLQKNNLSVEDARFGYHWPPFRSVKHLHLHTIAPESKMGFIARTVFMKNSYWFVSPEYVAAKL; this is encoded by the exons atgaaaaaaatggaTTCTGCACTGGAAAAATCGCAATGTATTTTTTgcaatattgtaaataaacttgaaGACACAGAAATACTTTACGAAGACGAGGATGTTTCTGTGTTCCGTGATATCAAACCAGCCAGCGATTATCACATATTAACCGTACCGAAGAGACATATCGAAGACGCAAAATGTTTAACAACAAACGATAAACAATTGG TGGAAAAAATGCTAATTGTATCCAAGGAGTTATTACAGAAAAACAATCTATCTGTAGAAGACGCTAGATTTGGTTATCACTGGCCGCCATTCCGGAGTGTAAAACATCTACATCTACACACCATAGCACCAGAATCTAAAATGGGATTTATAGCCAGAActgtttttatgaaaaattcatATTGGTTTGTCTCG cCTGAATATGTTGCAGCGAAATTGTGA